CTTCTCCCACTTTTTCAAACTTCTGAAACCCCCCCCCCAACCCCTCCCCCAAACACATTTCACTCATTCAAAATCTACCTCCCTCTCTCACGCATATCCTCCACTGCCTCCGCCGGCCGCCGCCATCGCCAGCTACACCGCAACCGTGTGGAGTCGCAGCCACCCCCATTGCCACCTTCTGCTGCCAACAGCCCAACATTCTTCTCGGAACCCAGGTTCGTTATGCGACCCGACCCATTATGTTATGGTTTTGATAGCACCTTGTAGATGCGTCTGTGTCGTAGCTTGAAGGTGCGTGTTTAGAATGCACGCACCTTAAGGGTGCACTTGATACGCACCCTTAAGGGGCGACACAGACGCACCCTGAACGTGCGTCATAGACCTTTATCTGTCAAAGCTTCAATGCTAtgtttttgttctgttttgAGTCTTAtgtttccaatgctagttcaGATATGGAAAGAACAAAGAATCTGAGTTTTCCCCCGGCCAACCGTTCTAGTCATGGTAGTAGAATCCCCCCCACGGCATCGGTACGTAAGGAGCGTGCAACCGCTTCCCtacgaaagaaagaagaagcacGTAAAAGGCGTGACGAGGCAACCCGTAAAAGGCGTGCAAGTAGTGCAACGACTGCTGCCAGTGTAGTACAGgagcctgaacctgaacaagtaCAGGAGCCTGAacctgaagatgatgatatggTTGATGCAGAACAGGGTTTTGgtcaaggagaggaggagagttctggtgaagaggaggaggaggaggaggaggaggaggaggaggaagaggaggatgaagaggatgGCGGGCATACACAAGCAGATCAaggtgaggaagatgatgatgatgacatatTCTTTCCTGGGGGGCCTTATGACAATACCTTGCTGAAGAGCTTCAAGCAACATATATCATTGGAGGTGTGGAAGCATTACAAGAAACCTGCTAAAGTGCTTGATAGGGGTGTCTTGAAAACCTACCACCATGGGAATGCTATGCTTGGGAATGATAAGAAGAAGCATAAGGATGTGTTAAAATGCTTTTCGACTTATGTAAAGGGAAGGGTTGTGGCTGCTGGTCTATTGCCTTTGTTGACATGCAACCTTCCCTCTGTTGACAAGACCATGCTAACAACGTTTGTGGAGAGATGGCAGCGGGATACATCCTCTTTCCATATGCCATTTGGGGAGATGACCATCACACTGGATGATGTTAGTTCTATGTTACACATTCCTGTGAAGGGCAAATTCTTCACTCTCCCAGTCCTGACTCGTGAGGAAGCATCCACTGTTTTGCATAAACAGCTTGGTGTTACACAAGCAGATGCTGAAGAGGAGATCCGGAAGTCCTTAGGACCTTATGCTCGTTATACATGGTTGTTGAAGGTGGCTGAGGACATGGCTAAGGAAGGGAAGACCAAGCTAGAGCCTTCTTGCTGCGTTTGGTGGGCATGACGATCTTCTGTGGGAAGACAAACAACAAGGTGGATGTTGCATATTTGGGGATGTTCATGGATTTGGAAAAGGTTGGGGAGTATGCATGGGGCGCCATGGCATTGGCTTTCCTTTATGACCAGCTGAAGGACGCCACCAAGGTTTGCACCACTAGTCTTGGAGGATACTTAAATCTGTTTCAGGTATGATTCTACAActcttattttagttaaattgtaATTAATGTAATTtaaggtatcacattttgatGTATGATTATTTGATTACAGGCATGGATATTTGAGCACTTCCCTGCTTCATTGTTTGATAGAAACCTGAACAGGAAATATAGTGAGAAAGACCCGCGAGCTTGCAAATGGGTCACCAAGAGGGGGACTGTGGACCTGCATGCGAAGAGGCTAATCCTAGATGACCTTAGGGATAACAATGTTATATGGACTCCATATGACGGGCATAGAGTGGATTGGCCCTTTCAGCAGGAGAGTCTTTACAGTGGGTGGATTCGGCATTCAGGCATCATCCGGCATATCTGCCAGAGCGTGTGTTGAGGCAGTTCCATATGCTCCAGGATCAACCCAATTTACCACCGGCAAACATTCCCCCTGTTGAGGATATTGATGAGAGGTTTGAGAACATGGCTTATTGCGTGGCTGCACAACATACTGACACTACAACGACAACACCTCGCTACTTTGAGTGGTACAAGTCAATCTCACACCGCTTTGTGATCCCTCCTGAAACAAGAGGTCCTGTGGCAGTAACTCTTGTGGTAAGGATCAATAATTTAATGACTagtttgattttgtttatgttaCAATTTATGATTCTGTTTCATTGTTGCTTGTAGGATGTTCTTGAACAATTACGGGAGTTGAGTGATATCACAGTTGACCCCAGTGAGACCCCTCAGCGGATCCTCGAGGCAAACCAGCGTATGCAGGATATCATAATGCAGCACTTGGAGTATggaggtgatgatgatgacagtgGCGGTGGCAATGGAGTTGCAcctcatggtggtggtggccctGACAGAAATAAGAAAGGAAAAGCAAAAGCATCTACCTCGAAGACTAGTTAGGTCTAGTGTTTTAGGATTAATTAAAGGATGACTGTATTGAAGACAAATTACTTTTCACGTAGGTTGTGTTTAAAAGACAAGTTATGTTGTGATGTGATTAATTTAGTCTCCAATTGTTCTGTTTTGATAACATGTAACATTTACTGTTTTAATGTTTCTGTTTTGAATGAAACGTTTATGTTGCAGAGTTCCTTTCTCATCGCACACTCAGGGTGCGTCTCAATCGCATCCTTAAGATGCGTCTAAGACGCACCATGAGAGTGCGACGTGTAACACCTAAACAATGTTCCATGCCAGGGTCCCTGTACAAGGCACAAGTTCTAAATTAATCGCACTCtcaatgtaaggcccaagtttttaaacttatgccaagtaaatagaatcctattcacgattagggttgatgtatcgtgaagggaaacctgaactagagtttactaaatgaaataaatttatgaaggagaaagttc
This is a stretch of genomic DNA from Lotus japonicus ecotype B-129 chromosome 1, LjGifu_v1.2. It encodes these proteins:
- the LOC130747088 gene encoding protein MAIN-LIKE 2-like — its product is MERTKNLSFPPANRSSHGSRIPPTASVRKERATASLRKKEEARKRRDEATRKRRASSATTAASVVQEPEPEQVQEPEPEDDDMVDAEQDQGEEDDDDDIFFPGGPYDNTLLKSFKQHISLEVWKHYKKPAKVLDRGVLKTYHHGNAMLGNDKKKHKDVLKCFSTYVKGRVVAAGLLPLLTCNLPSVDKTMLTTFVERWQRDTSSFHMPFGEMTITLDDVSSMLHIPVKGKFFTLPVLTREEASTVLHKQLGVTQADAEEEIRKSLGPYARYTWLLKVAEDMAKEGKTKLEPSCCVWWA